From the Quercus lobata isolate SW786 chromosome 6, ValleyOak3.0 Primary Assembly, whole genome shotgun sequence genome, one window contains:
- the LOC115949837 gene encoding uncharacterized protein LOC115949837: protein MSVARLPIEDNNSEPKRARKEAPQVIGFSDEDKIGTIQPHDDALVVILRIKGYDVKRVLVDQGSAVEIMYLDLYKGLNLKPEDLTAYDSPLVSFEGKTVTPKGQIRLPIQTGSDVVEVDFIVVDTYSPYTAIVARPWLYALGAVSSTLHQKVKYSSEG from the coding sequence ATGTCTGTGGCTCGACTACCCATCGAGGACAATAATTCAGAGCCAAAAAGAGCCAGGAAAGAAGCCCCACAAGTTATAGGCTTCTCGGACGAAGATAAGATCGGAACCATCCAACCCCATGACGATGCTCTAGTGGTCATACTCAGGATAAAGGgatatgatgtgaagagagttTTGGTAGACCAGGGCAGTGCTGTCGAGATAATGTACCTTGACctgtacaaggggctgaatTTGAAACCCGAGGACCTAACAGCGTATGATTCCCCTCTAGTAAGTTTCGAGGGGAAGACTGTTACTCCAAAAGGTCAGATTAGATTACCCATACAGACCGGTTCGGATGTGGTAGAAGTGGATTTCATTGTGGTGGACacttactcaccctacacagCTATTGTTGCTAGACCTTGGCTTTATGCCTTAGGAGCCGTCTCTTCTACCttgcatcagaaggtgaaatattCGTCGGAGGGCTAG
- the LOC115993738 gene encoding GDSL esterase/lipase At4g16230-like, translating into MAFMNLDRQIIVGIVPAILTISILVGMCSAQIVPAIFVFGDSLLDAGNNNYILTLSKANYVPNGIDFGMPTGRFTNGRTITDIIGQELGFKDFTPPYLAPTTTGSVVLQGVNYASGASGILNHTGKLFGGRINLDAQTDNFENSRQDIISSIGAPAALTLLGKSIFFVAMGSNDFINNYLTPVISAAEQKLITPEVFVGTMISRFRLQLTRLYNLGARKIVVSSVGPIGCIPFERDANPAAGDNCVSLANQLAQLFNAELKSLITDLSTNLKESKFVYADSYSILEDILQNYISYGFENANSACCYLAGRFGGLIPCGPHSKICSDRSKHVFWDPYHPSEATNLLTARRLLDGDTNDITPMNIRQLARL; encoded by the exons ATGGCTTTCATGAACTTGGATAGACAAATCATTGTTGGGATTGTGCCCGCAATATTGACAATCTCAATCTTAGTGGGAATGTGCTCTGCACAAATTGTTCCTGCTATTTTTGTTTTCGGGGATTCATTGCTTGATGCTGGAAATAATAACTACATTTTAACACTCTCTAAGGCTAATTATGTCCCCAATGGGATTGATTTTGGAATGCCAACGGGACGATTCACAAATGGAAGAACAATTACTGACATTATAG GTCAGGAATTGGGCTTTAAAGACTTCACTCCACCATACTTGGCTCCCACTACAACAGGATCTGTGGTTCTGCAGGGTGTCAATTATGCTTCTGGTGCAAGCGGAATTCTTAATCACACTGGAAAGCTCTTT GGAGGTCGAATAAACTTGGACGCGCAGACAGATAATTTTGAAAACAGCAGGCAAGACATAATCTCAAGCATTGGAGCTCCAGCAGCACTAACATTGTTAGGAAAATCAATCTTCTTTGTTGCGATGGGCTCAAATGATTTCATCAATAACTACCTGACACCTGTCATCTCTGCTGCTGAGCAGAAGTTGATCACTCCAGAAGTATTTGTTGGTACCATGATTTCAAGATTCAGGCTACAACTAACG AGGCTTTACAATTTGGGTGCTAGGAAGATTGTTGTTTCAAGTGTTGGACCCATTGGGTGTATACCTTTTGAAAGGGATGCCAATCCAGCTGCAGGGGACAACTGTGTTAGTTTGGCAAATCAGTTGGCTCAATTATTCAATGCTGAGCTGAAAAGCCTTATCACAGACCTCAGCACTAATCTTAAGGAATCAAAATTTGTCTATGCAGATTCTTATAGCATATTAGAAGATATCCTGCAAAACTACATTTCCTATG GTTTTGAGAATGCGAATTCCGCATGCTGCTATCTTGCTGGGCGCTTTGGGGGTTTGATTCCATGTGGTCCTCACTCAAAAATTTGTAGTGACAGATCCAAGCATGTGTTTTGGGACCCATATCATCCTTCCGAAGCTACTAATCTTCTCACTGCAAGGCGTCTCTTGGATGGTGATACCAATGACATTACACCAATGAACATTAGGCAACTTGCTCGATTGTGA